In Marispirochaeta aestuarii, the genomic window CGAGTTCGAACTCGCAGGACATTTTCGTCAAGGCGAGATACTTGAGGCCCTCCACGTAGCTGTCGTGAATATCCTCCTGGAATATGAGACCGGGGACGTGACCGGCGGGAGCTTCATCTGCGACCTTCTGCAGGACAAGCTCCCTGATTTCCGGAGTAAAGCTGTATCCGGAGAGGACAATCGTTCCGGGATTTATAATAGCGTTGACCGACAGGACCGTTTTTGCGACATAATTGCTGAAGCGCCCCTTGTCGCCCTGTATCTTTCTCTGCAAATCGGTGGAAACTCCCAGGGGAAGATAGGATACTTCTCCGGCAAAATTGGAGTTCCCCTGCAGAATCCTGCCGTTGACCACGATTCCCGCTCCGGGATTCCCCTCTTTCGGATAATATATGTAAGCGAGGCTCTCGGAACTTTGATCTGTCTCCGCTCTGAAATAGCCGATGGCGGTACAGTTGACATCGTTCTCTATTACTGTTTCCAGACCGGTCCTCTCTTGCAGGTATTCGGCGAGTGGAAACCCGATCAAAAAATCAAAATCGCAGAGTTCGATGATGCCCGTGTTGACTACCCCTGGAACCCCGATTCCAATGACTTTAAGACCGGCGAAGGAACTGCAGAAGCTGTCGACAAGGGACTCTAACTCGGCAAGACCGATCTCGCTAAAACAGGAACGTTCTTCACGCAGCACCAGCCCGCCCATATTGATTACTGAGGTGTAGATGATCTTCTCCGCCCCTTCCTGCCTCAGATACATCATCAGCAGACGGGCGTAATCCTGATTGTAGACAAAACGGCGGGAAGGACGTCCGCCGGTTGAGCCGGCCAGGTCCATCTCCAGAACCTCCCCGGATTCGAGGAGCTCCTTCAGGATGTTGCCGCAGGTAGCTACACTCAGTCCCGTTGTCCCGGAGATGCTCTTTTTTGTCCCATGACCCGACTGCCTCAGGGCCGAACGGATAAGCTCTGTATTTATCTGCCGGATCTTTACAGTATTTGCCGCCACTTTCATCAAGTCTTATTATAAGTATTTTGTTTACTTCTGCAAGATGAAAAGCGTTTTTTTAAAAGATATGTTGGTCTCCCTGCCCGGGTCTGCTACTATGGAAGGGTGGAAACAGTCTTTCTCAGAACCGCCCCGGGACTTGAAGATCTCAGCAAGCAGGAGGTCCTGGAAACACTTAAAAACGATACTCGGGAAACCCGTATAAAAGCCCGCAGCGGCAGGGGCTGGATAGAGATAGCAGCGCCGCCCTCGATCGTTCCGGAGGAGATTTTCAATAATCTTCGTACGGTCTTCCGCAGCATGATTCTCAAGAGTTCCGCTCCCCGAGGGGAGGGGAAACCCGGGTCCGAAGCCCTGAAGCTGGTTCAAAAAGGAGGTTTCCACGATCTGCATCACAACTCACCTTTCCGCATAACCTGTTATGCCTCCGCCGAACCCTCGGGAACCCGCCGTATGGTAGAACAGCTTATCGGTACGGAAGCTGTCAGGGCCAGCGGGGCCCCGGTGGATCTTACCCGTTATGATCTGAATTACGGTCTCGAATTCCTGGACAACAGGATTTTCTTCGGAACCGTTTTCAAGGACGAAGAGGAGGCTCCGCGGTACAGAAAAAGCTTCCAGGTCCGCTCATCGGCAAAACCTCATATTGCCGCTGCAATGCTTCGTCTCGTCGGTTTCTCATCGCGGCCGGGAACCCTCCTGGATCCCTGCTGCGGCTCCGGGACAATCCTGCTGGAGGCTGCATCGACCCGTCCTGAATCACGGCTCTACGGCGTTGACGTCGATCCCCTCTGCGCCAAAGGGGCCCAGAAAAACCTGCTTAAGCTCTTTCCAGGCCATGGGGGGAGCCGTATCTACCAGGGGGATGCAAGAAAACTGGAAGAACTTTTCCCCGCAAGCGGCCTGGACTACCTGGTCACCAATCCCCCCTTCGGAATCAGAACGGGGACCCGCATCAACTTCTACTGGTTCTACCGGGGGCTTCTCAACGGGGCAAACCGGCTTCTCAATGAAAAAGGCAGGATCGCCCTTCTCGTCGGACGACAGCGGGGTATATTCAACCGGGCGGTAAAAGAGGACGGCAACTTCAGGGCCATCCACATCCGGGTAATTGACGCCTCCGGACTCTTCCCGGCCCTCTATGTACTGGCGAGGACAAGCTGATGGACTTCCTTTTTGAAAGCCGCTTTAACGCCCTGATGGAAGGAATCAGCGGGCAGTTCGGCACGACTCCCCTGGGGCTGCTGATGTTTCTCCTGGCCCTTGCGTCGCTGCCGCTTTTTCTCTCCCTTCTGTACCTGCTGCAGAAACACCGGGAAAGGCAGGCCCGTACACGGCGGAGCGGAGAAATCATCAGAAAGCGCTGCGATAGAATCGGGCTCAGTCCCGCGGAAAGAGACCTGGTGAAAAAGCTTTCCGATTATGCGGGAGGATCGGAATCGGCTTATCTGGTTCTTTTTGACGAGCCCCGGTTTAACAAAACCGCCGAGGAACTTCAGAAACACGAAACAGAGATCGGCCCTAGTTCCATAGCCGCCCTCAGGGTCAAACTGGGATTCAGCAGAGAACCCCTTCACAGGCTTCACTCCACCGCCCAGTTATCCCCGGGAGATCCTCTGCTTGTCCGGCCGCAGAAAAAGCAGGGAGTGTTCAAAGCGCTTATTACCGCAGTCAGGACCGACGGTTTCGAGATCGCCATGGACGGTAGCAACCTGCTGACCTCGGGCGACTCGGCGGTATTTCAGTATCAGAACCGTCAGGGCAGCTTCCTGTTCAAAAGCTACTGCGTCAAGCGGAGGGGCGGCAGAATGCTGATACGGCATCAGGAAAAGCTGAAGCTGCGACAGAAGAGGGCCTATTTCCGGGCTGTATACACGGGAAAACTGCAAGTCGGGTATTTTGACAAGGACGAGCGTTTTCCGACCCGTTTTGTCGATATCGGTGGAGGCGGCGCGAGCCTCATCAATCCGGAAGAAAGTTTTGATCAGGGGGATTTCCTTGAACTGGTTTTTTCCCTGCCCGGCACCAGTGAAATGCTCAACCTCAAAGGCAGTGTAATCAGAACCTCCCGGGGCAGAAAGCTGCTTCATGTCAAATTCGAGGGAATCCAGGAGAACCAGCGGGACCGGATACTGGGACTGGCCTTTAAACCCCGGTAAGATTCCGGGTAATATCTGGTCCATGGATTTTGAACGCCGATACAGCCCCCTTCCCCGGTCCGCGGATATTGATGAATTCAGACAGGAGGTCCGGAAGTTTTACGCCGCCGAAGGGCGCAGCTTTCCCTGGCGACGGAACACATCTCCCTACAGCGTATTCGTATCGGAGGTCATGCTGCAGCAGACACAAGTCTGCCGAGTGGAGCCTAAATACCTCCGCTGGATGCGGGAGGTTCCGGACTTTCCTTCCCTGGCAGGGCTTTCCACCGAAGGCCTCCTGGGGCTCTGGCAGGGCCTTGGTTACAACCGCCGGGCCCTTGCGCTTCGGGAGTCTGCGTTAAAAGTCATAAAGGAACATGATGGAATACTGCCCGATGATCCGGAGCGGCTGAGGGGGTTTCCGGGAATCGGCCCGGCCACGGCGGCCTCGATCTGCGCCTTCGCCTTTAACTGTCCCGTTGTCTTTATCGAGACCAACATCCGGCGGGTATTCATCCATTTCTTCTTTCCCGAACGGGAAGCGCCGGTCAGCGACAGAGATATCCTTCCCCTGGTTGAAGCAAGCCTGCACAGGGAATCTCCCCGGGACTGGTACAATGCCCTGATGGACCTGGGAACGCTGCTCAAGAGCCGGATACCCAATCCCAACAGAAGGAGCCGCCACTATACGCGGCAGGCCCGCTTTGAAGGCTCCAACCGGGAAGCCCGGGGGGCCATTTTGAAAGCCCTGCAGAAGGCTCCCCTTCAATCCGCCGGGGAACTCTCGGAAAACACCGGAATCGATTACCGGCGGATTATGCGTGCCGCTGAGGAATTGGAGAAAGAGGGCTTTCTGAGCGCGGAAAATGGTATGTTCAGACTGGGGTAGGAAGGTTTTAACAAAGATGGACAGGGTGAGAAAGATGAGTACGTTATTTCAGGAGAATATATTTTTATATTAAGTTATCATTCTAATTGTATTGGAACAATGTGTTTCACGCCATAGCGGATCCTAACAGGCGAAAGATTCTCGTCTTTTGAAGAAAGCTAGGCTGAACGGCGGAGAAATTTCTCAGAAATAAAATAGATGCATCGCTAAAAAGTGCTTTTTTACCCTAGTTAAACGGGAAGATTTAGTGGGTGGAAAGTACCGAAGATGTTGCCTATAAACAACATCTCCTTCAACGGAGATGGGTTGTACGAGAATATTCGAACAACCCATCTCTTATAATGTATTTACATACTTTACCTATATGAGTGCAGCAAGATCATATTCACCATTTATGATCTCAACGTATTACAAAGAACCCCTGCTATTTCCGCTCAGCCTCTATTTCGGCCATTACAAAGTTGTAAATATCGATTCCGCATTTTTCAACTATCTGGTTCTTCACCGCACCGTTCATGATTTCTCCCATCGCTCTTCGCGCCTCCAGAGGAACTTCATTCACCTCGATTCCCAGACCGGGAAGTTTATCCAATATCTCTTTTTCCGACGCGGCGATAAGCTCACGATCCAGGCGAATCGTCTTCTTCGCCGCTTCTTCAATCAAAGACCGATGTTCCGCCGAAAGACCGTCCATGAAATCCTTGTTGGCATACCAGAGCCAGTTCGTATAAACATGCTTTGTCAGCGACCAGTACTTTTGCGCCTCGTAAAACTTCGCATAGTAAAAACTGGATGTAGCACACTCCTGGCCGTCAATCAGATTCTGCTGCAGAGAAGTGAATACTTCTGACCAGGAAAGGCTGGTCAGAACACATCCTACCGATTCCCAGGCGGCAATCTGAATAGGACCCCAACCCCGTATCTTCAATCCTTTCACGTCCTCCGGCTTCATTATGGGATTCTTTCGATTCGAAAAATTCCTGAAACCAATCTCCATGTATCCCAGTCCAACAAGATTCATGGATTCCAGAGGCTTCATCAGTTCGATCCCGGCCTTGCCGTCCAGTACCCGGTGCGCATGGGTGGCATCATCAAACATATAAAAAGAATCCCAGATGGCAAACTCGGGGATCGTCTGGGTAAAAAGTGTTGTCGCCGTGACGCTCATCTGAATATCACCGCGCCGGGCCTGCTCGAACATATCCTGTACGCTGCCAAGCTGCCCCCCAGGGAAAACCTGTACTTCAATCTGACCCTGCGATTCTTCTTCCACAATTTTCTTGAATTCGAGAAATGCTTTGTGTCCGGGAGTCTGTACGTTGTTATCGTGTCCAAGTTTGATCACGATCTTTTCCGCCCCCTTCTCTTTCTGCCCGTCCGCGATCAAAGTAATGCCACAAAGAATAGACAGCACCATGATGATCATCAATACCTTCTTCACAATCCTTCTCCTTACAAATATTTTCCGAGTGTATACGTATACACTCATTTTTTTGTTTGAGCTATAAAATTGAATATGCTATTGGCTCCGCTAGTATGTCTGCCTCCTCAGAAGCCGAAACCATGCTGCATCTTCTCTTAAATACGCATATTCAACAGCTTCGGTAACCATAAACTGATATTGGGCACGTAGGTGACTACGAGCAGTACAACAATCATGACCGCTATCCAGGGTAAAATGGCCTTTGCAATGTCATCGAATTTAATATCACTTATCTGGCAAGCCATAAAGAGGTTACATCCAAGTGGAGGAGTTACAAAACCAATTGCCAAGTTGAGAACCATAATCACGCCGAAATGGATGGGATTCACTCCAAGGGCAGTCACAACCGGAAGCAAGATCGGAACGAGTATTATTATTGATGCATTGGTCTCCATAAACGTACCGACAATAAGCAGCAAGATGTTTATAAATATTAGAATAACAATCTTATTCGAAGTGATCTCCAAAATGGAGTTTGCAATCATTACGGGGATATTGGTAATTGTAAGGATTCTTCCGAAGCCGGCAGAGATTCCGATGATCACCAATACTGCGGCACAAAGAAGGGCCGCATTATATCCGATGGATAATAGATCGGAAATTTTCACCTCTTTATATACAAATACGCTTACTATAATTCCGTAGATACAAGCTACAGCAGCAGCTTCCGTGGGTGTAAAAACCCCGCCATAGATTCCCCCCAGAACAAAAACAGGCACAAGTAAAGCAGGCACGGCTTCGACAAGAATCAGTATAATATCTTTAAACGAATGCTTTTCGCGGGAACCTTCATACCCTTTCTTTATAGAATAAATTAGAGTATATAGCGACAACCCAATACCTATCAGCAATCCGGGTCCGACGCCAGCCATAAACATACCCGTTACGGATACACCGGCAGCGACCGCATAGATGACCATGCATACACTTGGCGGTATGATTACCCCTACAGTACCCGCAGAGGCTATAAGCGCACCGGAAAAAGTTTTTCCATACCCTTTTCTCACCATTTCAGGAATCATAAGCAATCCGATGGCCGCTACCGTCGCCGACCCCGTTCCTGAAATCGCTGCAAAGAAAAGACAAGCCGCAATAGATACCAGCCCCAGACCTCCTTTAAATCGCCCGAAAAGTAATCCTGTTACCTGAAGCAATCGCTTGGAGATACCTCCTCGTCCCATTATGTCACCGGCAAACGTAAATAGCGGCACAGCCATCAGAGGGAATGAATTTAATCCCTGGATCATTGTCTGCGTAAAGGACTCGATGCTGATTGGTTTCGCGGTCAAGATAGTGACCACAGAGGCCATTCCCAAAGAAATACCGATCGGTACGGAAATCATCAAGAATAATATGAAACTTCCAAACAAGGTCATCGTCACCATCATTCTACTCCTTCACACGCTCTTACAGTTTCTTTTCGTACGGACTTCGGGAGAAAGCAGATATGCCCCGCGCCGGAATAAATTCCTGCATAGTTTTCGAAGATTTCCAACGAATCGTGGAATTTATTCAACTTCCATACAATACTCTGAATCAGGCGTATGACCACCAAAGCAAAACCAACGACTCCGGCACCGTATACAATATTAAGGGATACATTTATAGTTACCGCCATATCCTTAAAGCGAAAAACGGATTCACAGACCTTCATGGCCGCAATAAAAATCTGGATTGAAAACAACAGGAATATGAAGTCAGTGGCTAACATGAAATATTTCTGTACTTTTTCACTGAATCGTTTAATCAGTATAGTAACACGAATATGTCTTTGATTTCGGGTGGCGTAAGAAATACTGAAATACATAAGCCACACAAACATGAACCTGGCAACTTCTTCACCCCAGGAGAAACCGGCAGCAAAGACAAATCTCAGCACTACCTGGACAGCAATCAAAATGGTTATTGCGTAGAATAGCACAGCCATCATGACAGGTTCAAAGTTTATATCAATCCATTGCAGGATTTTCCTCATTTCTCTCCCCTCCTTACCTAATTTTAACCTGTTTCCCGACCTACTATTTTTCGAGTCGGGAAACTAGGATGACCTATTTCCGCTCAGCCTCTATTTCGGCCATTACAAAGTTGTAAATATCGATTCCGCATTTTTCAACTATCTGGTTCTTCACCGCACCGTTCATGATTTCTCCCATCGCTCTTCGCGCCTCCAGAGGAACTTCATTCACCTCGATTCCCAGACCGGGAAGTTTATCCAATATCTCTTTTTCCGACGCGGCGATAAGCTCACGATCCAGGCGAATCGTCTTCTTCGCCGCTTCTTCAATCAAAGACCGATGTTCCGCCGAAAGACCGTCCATGAAATCCTTGTTGGCATACCAGAGCCAGTTCGTATAAACATGCTTTGTCAGCGACCAGTACTTTTGCGCCTCGTAAAACTTCGCATAGTAAAAACTGGATGTAGCACACTCCTGGCCGTCAATCAGATTCTGCTGCAGAGAAGTGAATACTTCCGACCAGGAAAGGCTGGTCAGAACACATCCTACCGATTCCCAGGCGGCAATCTGAATAGGACCCCAACCCCGTATCTTCAATCCTTTCACGTCCTCCGGCTTCATTATGGGATTCTTTCGATTCGAAAAATTCCTGAAACCAATCTCCATGTATCCCAGTCCAACAAGATTCATGGATTC contains:
- a CDS encoding ROK family protein; amino-acid sequence: MAANTVKIRQINTELIRSALRQSGHGTKKSISGTTGLSVATCGNILKELLESGEVLEMDLAGSTGGRPSRRFVYNQDYARLLMMYLRQEGAEKIIYTSVINMGGLVLREERSCFSEIGLAELESLVDSFCSSFAGLKVIGIGVPGVVNTGIIELCDFDFLIGFPLAEYLQERTGLETVIENDVNCTAIGYFRAETDQSSESLAYIYYPKEGNPGAGIVVNGRILQGNSNFAGEVSYLPLGVSTDLQRKIQGDKGRFSNYVAKTVLSVNAIINPGTIVLSGYSFTPEIRELVLQKVADEAPAGHVPGLIFQEDIHDSYVEGLKYLALTKMSCEFELVRK
- a CDS encoding TRAP transporter small permease codes for the protein MRKILQWIDINFEPVMMAVLFYAITILIAVQVVLRFVFAAGFSWGEEVARFMFVWLMYFSISYATRNQRHIRVTILIKRFSEKVQKYFMLATDFIFLLFSIQIFIAAMKVCESVFRFKDMAVTINVSLNIVYGAGVVGFALVVIRLIQSIVWKLNKFHDSLEIFENYAGIYSGAGHICFLPKSVRKETVRACEGVE
- a CDS encoding TRAP transporter large permease, with translation MMVTMTLFGSFILFLMISVPIGISLGMASVVTILTAKPISIESFTQTMIQGLNSFPLMAVPLFTFAGDIMGRGGISKRLLQVTGLLFGRFKGGLGLVSIAACLFFAAISGTGSATVAAIGLLMIPEMVRKGYGKTFSGALIASAGTVGVIIPPSVCMVIYAVAAGVSVTGMFMAGVGPGLLIGIGLSLYTLIYSIKKGYEGSREKHSFKDIILILVEAVPALLVPVFVLGGIYGGVFTPTEAAAVACIYGIIVSVFVYKEVKISDLLSIGYNAALLCAAVLVIIGISAGFGRILTITNIPVMIANSILEITSNKIVILIFINILLLIVGTFMETNASIIILVPILLPVVTALGVNPIHFGVIMVLNLAIGFVTPPLGCNLFMACQISDIKFDDIAKAILPWIAVMIVVLLVVTYVPNISLWLPKLLNMRI
- a CDS encoding TRAP transporter substrate-binding protein; translation: ADGQKEKGAEKIVIKLGHDNNVQTPGHKAFLEFKKIVEEESQGQIEVQVFPGGQLGSVQDMFEQARRGDIQMSVTATTLFTQTIPEFAIWDSFYMFDDATHAHRVLDGKAGIELMKPLESMNLVGLGYMEIGFRNFSNRKNPIMKPEDVKGLKIRGWGPIQIAAWESVGCVLTSLSWSEVFTSLQQNLIDGQECATSSFYYAKFYEAQKYWSLTKHVYTNWLWYANKDFMDGLSAEHRSLIEEAAKKTIRLDRELIAASEKEILDKLPGLGIEVNEVPLEARRAMGEIMNGAVKNQIVEKCGIDIYNFVMAEIEAERK
- a CDS encoding PilZ domain-containing protein, with protein sequence MDFLFESRFNALMEGISGQFGTTPLGLLMFLLALASLPLFLSLLYLLQKHRERQARTRRSGEIIRKRCDRIGLSPAERDLVKKLSDYAGGSESAYLVLFDEPRFNKTAEELQKHETEIGPSSIAALRVKLGFSREPLHRLHSTAQLSPGDPLLVRPQKKQGVFKALITAVRTDGFEIAMDGSNLLTSGDSAVFQYQNRQGSFLFKSYCVKRRGGRMLIRHQEKLKLRQKRAYFRAVYTGKLQVGYFDKDERFPTRFVDIGGGGASLINPEESFDQGDFLELVFSLPGTSEMLNLKGSVIRTSRGRKLLHVKFEGIQENQRDRILGLAFKPR
- a CDS encoding methyltransferase, with the translated sequence METVFLRTAPGLEDLSKQEVLETLKNDTRETRIKARSGRGWIEIAAPPSIVPEEIFNNLRTVFRSMILKSSAPRGEGKPGSEALKLVQKGGFHDLHHNSPFRITCYASAEPSGTRRMVEQLIGTEAVRASGAPVDLTRYDLNYGLEFLDNRIFFGTVFKDEEEAPRYRKSFQVRSSAKPHIAAAMLRLVGFSSRPGTLLDPCCGSGTILLEAASTRPESRLYGVDVDPLCAKGAQKNLLKLFPGHGGSRIYQGDARKLEELFPASGLDYLVTNPPFGIRTGTRINFYWFYRGLLNGANRLLNEKGRIALLVGRQRGIFNRAVKEDGNFRAIHIRVIDASGLFPALYVLARTS
- a CDS encoding winged helix-turn-helix transcriptional regulator, whose amino-acid sequence is MDFERRYSPLPRSADIDEFRQEVRKFYAAEGRSFPWRRNTSPYSVFVSEVMLQQTQVCRVEPKYLRWMREVPDFPSLAGLSTEGLLGLWQGLGYNRRALALRESALKVIKEHDGILPDDPERLRGFPGIGPATAASICAFAFNCPVVFIETNIRRVFIHFFFPEREAPVSDRDILPLVEASLHRESPRDWYNALMDLGTLLKSRIPNPNRRSRHYTRQARFEGSNREARGAILKALQKAPLQSAGELSENTGIDYRRIMRAAEELEKEGFLSAENGMFRLG
- a CDS encoding TRAP transporter substrate-binding protein codes for the protein MKKVLMIIMVLSILCGITLIADGQKEKGAEKIVIKLGHDNNVQTPGHKAFLEFKKIVEEESQGQIEVQVFPGGQLGSVQDMFEQARRGDIQMSVTATTLFTQTIPEFAIWDSFYMFDDATHAHRVLDGKAGIELMKPLESMNLVGLGYMEIGFRNFSNRKNPIMKPEDVKGLKIRGWGPIQIAAWESVGCVLTSLSWSEVFTSLQQNLIDGQECATSSFYYAKFYEAQKYWSLTKHVYTNWLWYANKDFMDGLSAEHRSLIEEAAKKTIRLDRELIAASEKEILDKLPGLGIEVNEVPLEARRAMGEIMNGAVKNQIVEKCGIDIYNFVMAEIEAERK